The DNA segment GACACACCATTTGTGGATAAACAGTTTAATATTCGTAAATCCAATAATTCAAACATTATCAAAATAGGATGTTGTTTAAGtgtattgatatttttctgcttggtaacaatttttatattaattatattgaatCTCTTGCATATCTCGCCGCTACAGAATGAGCAAGTTAACATTATAACCAAAGAAACACAGTATCATATATTGCTACCGACACATGCCACGAATGATACGACTGCAGTGCAAAACGCGAAAAAAGTGCCGTATATTAAAGTACCAACAACAGAATCGGCAGTGTTAATCCTGATGTTTGTAAGTAagactttattttgtttttctttttctcaatataaatacattaaatttgtaaaataataagaTACAGAAGGCTTGTGTATAAAAGAAAAGGTCTTGTGTTACTAAGATAAAGTAGCGATAATATCAGGATTATGGTTGAGATTCATGTGCTTATCACATCgtgtgttgtttttataaagatttttttatgtgttatttttgtattttcgttTTAATGGTATGATAGACGTTTGGTGGTGTAACATCTTACGAAGTTTATCAGAAATATTTTTGCAATGATTCTTCTCAAGCCGGTGTTATGAGCCGTCTTAAACTGCAGTGCGATGTGAGCTTTGTTTAGCTTCGTGTTGAAGGACTCactgtgactttgagatgaagaacagcttCACAGGCGCTGTTCCTTcgttgtgtgtgttttgttgtGTACAATAAAACATACTGATTTCGTGTCATGAATATCTCATACCCACTgtgtttctatttttatgtCCATATTTCATAAATCTTACCCCATACTAGAGAAtcaaatatattacataaaaaatgggttgatttttctttttctcttttttttttacagtattcAATGTCATGATAAATTTTTCgtcaattttaaatcatttaacatTTGGTCATGTCGGTCCATGTCTTTAGATATGTATCTGACATTACGATAGGGTTTTGCCTCATTGACGAAGGCGGTATGTTGGCCTGAATACACGTCTTTGATCTTTGGTTAATATTTCTATACATAACCAatacactttttcacttttattaGATTTCAGGATATTTTATAACACATGAGAATACCACAGACACAAAGGAATCAAACAGGAAGGACAATACATTTCCTATAGCACAGCCAATTCAAATAGTAAAAGGCAGCTATTCATCGACAAATGTGTTTATAGATACTGATCCTCCTTTGAAAGCCTCCGGTGGAAATATTTCGACAGGTGTGAGGATATCCTCCGACGGTTTATACTACCTTTACGCCTGTATACAGATTTCCTGCTATTGTAAGTCAAAAGCAGACGTTACTATTTATGGGATAACtcattatattcaaataaactcTGGAAATTCGAACAAAACTATTGTGGAAAAGACAATACAGATTCCTCATGGCATTGGAGTTTACAAAACGAGTACCATGTTTGTTCCAGTTCAGTTGAAGAAACACGATGTAGTTAGTATGCACCTTTCTGACGATACTTACGTTTATAATTCTAGGAAATCTAATGTTATAGGTGTATTCCTGATGTCACAATCACTTTGACCAATTCATTAAATTCAACTCTCATATAATAGTTATATTCCTTTAACCTCGATTATCCGATTCATTAAAGGAAATATCAGATATTCGTTGGTATTCCTGTCTGTTTCCATATTACTAAGCGTTTCTGATATTCACTTTCAATTGGTGTTAATCTGTCTATCAAAACGTAAAAACCCTCCGTCTGTAAATGGAATGTGTTGAAGCATGTTCTTTAAccttttattattgttatttgcTTTCTCATAAAATTCTCCCACCCAAAAAAAAACTAGCGAACGAACAGACGGGCATAATGAATGTTATACAACAGCTTaatatgataaatgttttgCTTCTTCCAatacattgaaaatatattctcAGTTTCTGTAAAACAAATTGCCATTGGATGATTTGGAACGGCAACGATAAAAGAATCACTGTTTAAATTATTCGTAAGTTAAAAAGATTAACTTCATGACATAAAGTTGTGTAATGATAtggtttcaaaaaaataatttgtatatgataattataaataacatttagattgtttatGAAAGTCTTCAAAgtagaaaataattgaataaaaacttGTATGATTACGATGGCTTCAACAGGCCAAGTATTCCTGTATATGTACGTGTAGACAATATCTTGGATTGCAATTCGTTTGTCTAAAATAGCTATAGCTATTGAATGCTTGCAGTGAACTATGTAAGCTAGTGTCAACCAACTGTAAACATTTAGAACGACAATTATAGGTAATATGACACATTAATATCAACAATTGCATGATAATGGTTATGTACATACTACCATATCAATtcttaaaaaagttataaatattttagatgTAAGACTATTCCTGTACATGATAATGAAACCAGCGCAAGGAAATTGTTttggattttatttattttgtattttcttggaacttttaacaaatgaaaCAGAACTATGAAAATATTTAGATGAATCCCCTGTCGATTTGAAATCTTTTTCGTCAGAACAATTGATGACTTCACATACGATTTCAAGTATATAAATATGGTAAACCGAGATATATCTACGCAATCGTCATCGtgaatgaatttttaaaaatagtcgAAGCTATTGAAACCAAATAAGGAACTTTCATCAAAATGTAATGTTTTCGAATTTTGAACCTATGACAATCAAACAATGGCCTTTTTGGGGAAATCGTAAAAAACATTCACGCTATATGGAAATGTGCATTTACTGGAAGACTTAAGTAGTTATTTTGAATTATGGTAACAATTCGTAAGATTGATAGTTGACGACCAGACTACATTTGTATACATTATGagaataatatttttgtatgtttattttttctaataccAAAACTTGTAAGGCAAATACCAACCCGTCTGTCTTTTAATATTACAAGATATACTGCATTACTGATTTTACTGCACTATAtgcttattttcaaaatggaatTATCCTCAGTGGTGCTCATAACCTACCATACTATCAAACTATAAGGGGGAAATGTCATGATCAATTATCTTTAAATGATTGAGTGTACGATTCCTGTGAAGgcttaacatattttaaaatattgaaaatcccaaaacacaatattttgatCTTAAAAGTAACATTTAACTAGACCCCAATATgatattatgatataaaaaaaaaagaaaaattaacaatttgttgttacaaaatgcTTTGTAAACTAATTATAAACTGCGTGGAATCTTAGGGTAAGtacattttctgaaaaaaactTTGTTTCTAAAAACACCCTTTCTAACACAATCTTGACCTATTTCCTTTATGAATAGAAAACTACTTATTCATGTTCACAACTATTTGAAAAGATGTTTGCATCTGATTTCATAAGTTATTACATCTTAAAATAATTAAGATTTaccaaatatttaaacaaaaatttagaGGTACATactatgaacaaaaaaataccaCATCATAACTAAATACTGTATTGAATATTGGATAAACAAATACCATAACACGTTTTATAGCAATtcgaattcacactcagcaaaacTGTAATTTTGGGAATAGTAAATGTTCGGTACTTTAAGGACCAGACGACGTAAATGGTCAACCACAATCTGAGATGTGATAAAAATGCCCTTAGTTAGTTTAGAAACAGACACATCATATgaatcaaccaattcgtgatgatgtcccttaaatttgattttttaatttttcgttCTCATAACTTTGTTTGAGCAGTTTCTGCTCAAGGaacacactcctgtatatgaagtccatTAAGTGTGAACATGCACAAGTATAacgtatcaaatgaaatatataaacatcatGCGATTCGGCAGAAGGCATGTTACTGCTTTAAGATGGGAAAGTGATAATTGGGAAGTAGAAATCGTCCCGTTTGTAATTGATTTAGGGTTACCTGTGTTAGCCCTCAACTAACcttggacacttttttttttatcaatttagcATAAAACAAGAACAAACAACAGTAGATAACTGTTTTAAACGACTTGAATTACAATAACGGTCATTCAATTACGGAAGTAtgattaacacaaaaaaaaccattcattttatttttgaagctcaatcataattaaatttattgagTCACCAGTTTACTTCACCGGGATTTTTCCTAGACTATTATAAACagattgtgaaaaaaaaccccactACAATACACTAAACTAATGTCATATGCAATATCAAACCTAGATTATATGCCcgataaaaaaacaatgaacagAAATTAGGTTATAAACGATTAGATTCAAGTTTTATATTCTCAAACCATGATAGGCCGTCAGTGTATTTATAGAACTACGAAAAATGAACTATtgtcaattagacaactatttatagaacaaaggacaaatatatgaataatttcTGGTAACCTTATGGCCTTCAATACGAGGAAAAAACCACACTGTACATATATAGCCAAGGTTTATTCCTAGAGTGCCAAAACCTTTTGTTCTGCCTACGAAATATAGGTAAAACAAATGTTGGCATTTTGTCTGTTGTTGagaattgtttcattttcaatcGCACACCACATCTTATCTTTATAAGTAACATTTTTCTGTCTTTCATTAGTTTGTTTCAGTTTTAATTTCTTACtttgaatttaaacatatttttctcattattattcaacttaaaataaattttattattattttatatcattaggcaaaacttttatctaaaaaaatgataaatttgcaTGGcgaaaaaaaggtttttttttaacttctctttttctacttttatagacttttgtagattttttttctaaaacaacaTCAATTCATTCAAACAACATCTTTTCGTTTGTTTTGAAGGCATTCGAGGACGagattttgtacaaaatgtagaCATCCAAGGAAGGCACCTTatccagataaaaaaaaaaccacgtaTAACAAAAGTAAACAAAGTGCTTCTAAGCcttgttcatatatattttatgtttggaAATAACGTGTATAGTTGTTATATATGTgttttcattgtgtaatcatacgttttttgattgtgttcagtctgccaattgatattttatcgtgtgtttttctatgttgtgatgttatgctattgtttcagaaaaagggagaagggttggatccattaaaacgtttaatcccgctgcaaatgtttgcacctgtcctaagtcaggaatctgatgtacagtagttgtaatatatacgtttttctcgtttctcgttttgtttatatagattagaccgttggttttcccgtttgaatggttttacactagtaatttttgggctctttatagcttgttgttcggtgtgagccaaggctccgtgttgaaggccgtactttaacctataatgatccaaggacacagttatcgtcctttggttttcattgtctacgaatatagtccctagtgtaaacagtgtataacttgcttgttttatttgatacactttcccaatttatttcttgatattaaatgcatgaaatattaagtaggcggatgtaattacatgtcaaaaacatttgggtgctgaatctttatgttaagtagtgaattggtccagttctaaaaggtcaaattttatcacgtctgaagctgtcaaactgaattttaaacccccttaacacagaattgtcaatattttgagttagagctaggagaagtttctataattttgacaTTATTTGTCTCTCttgtagtacactacactgtaaaatctttttgagaaagagcaggtgcaatttttttaatttgaatttattgtctaaaagaaatgcactacgaaataactgtgttctcgggcctaagagatggattcctgaaatctggattctgtactttgggaactttcctgaatgatttgctggtttcaatttgtcaaactcaataaaagtaaaggatttacatctttggtttacagaaattctgttaaaatgtgccattttggcattctatggctttaataagcattttaaagcagtttacattttatgcctaagaggcatgctgactttctattTGACAGCTTTGtttttcctgatatttgtgtttctataaataaatcaaatttaattaaccatttgtgaactctgaatatagagaaaagtagattatcacagaaaaaaaaaatgcagcatattttgtattcatggccCTGGTTAAACAGCCTAAttcatgtatgtaaaatgtgaagcgctttgtacatcaaatctgtagtccatcacaatAATTTCACTAAATCTGCAAAAAAGCACTTTACTATATCCAGTACACCTTAATCTTTTATAGGctaccatatttttttcctgtatgatagtaagtggtccaaattCATACCTATTGAgactaaaactaaatgcaagttttccattgaaaagtgaaaaaactggccctcagaccatattgtctttcaaaaaatttaaatgcaagattccttttgcaattagacttcttCTATCATAAcaccttagcatagaaatgaacaaaaagtaacacatttttacttctgatagcttctgtgtgcatttttatatgtcaatatggactaccgcctaaatcgactctaaataattctcagtactacatggcccaagaccattgtatactcatgtggtatactttttgtaacttttctatacatttaaagtacatttgatatatatatgaattaataATTTAGGCTTAAACAACTCCAAAAACTTCAAATTGgctgaaaaaaatgcatatttatataaggcttccctgaattggaaaatctctattttcaggcataggctcatacaaatttgactttggaataattacaatacatctgataaataaaatgagtgtgcAGATGCTTCTAATACttaatatctaatattcaagagcatttaaaaagcaaatttttgcaaaattaattttttttaggccaaaatctttacagttgaagatatttgatttatacgtcaaaaataaacGTCCAAATGTCATTACTAAAATGACCCCAAATTCTcttatatatgacatatggccatgaaacttggcagaCTATCTCATTAGTGCCTcagcttaggttatgcaaagttttataaagattggtcaagtctttctgtcctattaggtccaaggacacagttatcgtcctttggttttcgttgtctacgaatatagtccctagtgtaaacagtgtataacttgcatgttttatttgataccttttcccaatttatttcttgatattaaatgcataaaGTATCAAGGAGGGGGATGTAAATACATGTCAGAAacatttgggtgctgaatccttatgttaagtagtgaattggtccagttctaaaaggtcaaattttatcacgtctgaagctgtcaaactgaattttacacccccttaacacagaattgtcaatattttgagttagagctgggagaagtttctataattttgacattatttgtctcactggtagtccactacactgtaaaaatctttttgagaaagagcaggtgcgatttttttaatttgaatttattgtctaaaagaaatgcactacgaaataactgtgttctcgggcctcatggtttacttttaaattgttatttggatggagagttgtctcattggcactcacaccacatcttcccaAATCTAtatatcttgtttttgttttgttgtgttgTTTCGTTAAAGTGCAGTTTTAGACAcatgtttctaaatttcataatgTAACAGTTCAATAATTTACTTTCAACGAATAACTGGTGAGTAAGCATCAAGTTAACGCACAATTAAATGGACCAATAATTTTcgtatatcatatataattagttatcaaggtaccaggcttataatttgacaTTTACTTTGACGTGTATCGCCTACATAAGAACTATcattgacgctcagatcaaaatagacaaacaaataaaaagttgaagagcattaaggacccaaATTTGCAAAAAGTAATCGTGTCAAATACGACTAAAGTAATCTATGTCTTGGATTAGAAAATACTTAGTACTTCAAACTATTGATACGTTTGCAAAcggtcaatttataaaaatgaccatatagtGCTCACTACTGTGCTGGTGAAACCCTAGTAAACGAAACGTCCAACAGCATTgaaaaaaatttatcaaaggtaccaggaaaCAATTTGATATGCAAACGCATATGCTGtgatatgatatgatattaTAACACATTCACATCATACATAGGCAATAATGTGATGTTATGATATTAACACCATACACATGAACGTGAATAAAACTTATCGTGAAATACAGATTTAGGCAAATGAAATCAGTTATAACAAATTTAACCATCTCTGATTATCAACGCTTATCCAACAGTGCTACGTGGAAGATATTCATCGGTTAGGTCTCAAATAACAATATTGTCAGAGCATCAGTAAATAATGTTTTCTTACTCATTCAATCGAATAGAATCTAAGCGACTGATATATAAACAACACAATCGTTAACTGTTTAAACTTATTAGTTATCATCTTAAGATGACATGTTTAGCAACTTAAACCTATATTTGTGATGCATTGATTATAAGGAAATTAGCAAGAAAAGTAAATAATTCTTAAGTTGTTCAAAGATTTAAATGGTGTtaatttttgtatgattttgaaaaataatcttATGAATTTGAAACTTCAATACAGAACAGTAACACGACCAACTACCCGACAACCAGCAGAAAAAATACTCATAAACACAGCGAGAACATCCCAAGGAGTTTAGATTGTCCTTAATAATTCAGCGAAATGGACGCCACATTAAGCTCCCAAAATATGCAAATggactaaatttaaaaaaaaaaacaagcctGGGCTTACAAAGGCTAtttgttcctgacttgggacaagcgcaAAATTGGTGATGGgctaaatagatataagaagatatggtatgagtgtcaatgagacaactctccatccaaatcacaatttataaagtaGACTATAATAGGTCTTCAACAccgagccttggctcacaccgtaCAGCAAACTATAAAATACACCCCACCCTCAAAATAAAcgaccattcaaacggaaaaatctatattaaaaaaacaagaaacacttatgaaaatgacagttgttatcttatggaagtacaccactaattcatggtcccattgctttctatgttaaattcctccgtttcaagaaggaacacctcttttgttttaagttcaaataaagtggcaactattgcatttcaaagcaacactttatggtgtcttctactgaaaaaatcaacataccttacatggcatataagaaagaactggttcccggaacttcggatgtaccaaaatAGGTACTTCaaatctgacaaacagacaaaatgaactctctttttaaaatttgatgcagtttttttaatattcctaattaaaagttcaaaagtgttctacaatgatcaccagtccttcagctttcatttcataccaaaaatacctaaataatctatatattttagaagttaaactcatgcgtaggaactattttgtgttaaatttgtactactttctggtatgtgatTTCTGGccattagtggtgttacaccttatAGTTCGTTTActtgtgtgttgcattgtcgttctGGGTTTTTGTTGCACGTCAGTgcttctgttgtttcgttgttttccttttaaagtttatgtgtttacctcagttttagtttgtaacccggatttgttttctctcactcgattgatgacttttgaacagcgatatactattGTTGCATTTGATTATTGATTACATCAACAATTGAGTCGACAACCACTTAACAGGTTCCTTGTAGGTGCAAACACATGCAGTGGGTTTATAGGTACCAGCCTTCACCCTTTCCGGAAACAATACTATAATATCACAACATAGAACGTCACactataaaacatgtatatatatacatgtagcaaatGTCGAGTTAACAACACCACATCAATACGCAAAGTTAAAATACTAGTAGTTGAAAGTccaaatcagatgtaagaataGGAAACAGAAGAAACTAAGAAAAATCACAATGAACAGCACACTTTAACAAGTTAATATTAGCAATTACCGATGAGCCAGTTCACAATTCATTAAAAGGGGGCATGATGTACCATTTAGGGTAAGAAATGGACCAAAAGTACTATAGGAATACTTCATACTGAAATACTACTGGAATAATAcgctatataaaaaaaaactagctggtaccaggattataatttagtacgccagacgctcgtttcgtttacataagactcatcagtgacgcccatatcaaaacatttataaagccaaacaagtacaaagttggggagcattgaggatctaaaattccaaaaatttgtaCCAAATATGTAGTAGAGAATTGATAAGAAGTACTTAGTAGTGGATTCGTAAACGATAATCAACGAGCGACTTTAGTCTGACGTCAGAGAAATGGGTTAAgacttaggtaatctatgcctgggatattCATTACTAAGATAATACTTTTCATGAAGATAATGCTGAAATATAACTAAATTCCGATATACTGCCAGAAAAATACTTCTTCGTAAAAACTGCTGAATATTTCGTCACATAGAGATACTACGTCAATAGTACCTCATATGCAATAAAGATACTACTGGAAGAatactttaaacatatattattacAATTACCTTTCAAAACTCTTTTCAGAAGTCAGGAATATGTAATTAGTTGATTATCATATTGTCATgtctgcatattttttttattatttgggaAACTTGGTAGTATGGGAGATCTTTGGTCGtttctgattttattttgtagaaattGTACCTATTTAGAGGTTGAGATATTGTTAATGCACTGCCTTTTGTCGAAAATTCCATGTTGCACTATGGCGGTATTTGGATTATATTTGTAGATTGCTTTCTCATTTACGTAGTCCCCACATATCTTGAGACTTATGTAGGCATTTGTAACAAATGACAATCATTTGTagaattttttctttattctatacTCTAGAAATCTTGAATGTGgaacaaattttagaaaaaagaaatctatTCCTGTGTTTGAAAAGTCCCAAGTGttcaacattttaacaaatacaatgtTTAAATGACATAGAGGTAAGTCACCtaataacataaataatttgataggttttaaaataatttgttttgaataaacgccgcatttaataacacaaaaagctTGGGTAAAGAAGACAACATTTGTAAGTGctcttaatgtaattttataatgTTAGTTCCTTTAAAGTAACGATATAAAAGAATTCAAAGTCATACATAATTTATTCTATGTTATAGATGTGTACAAAATAGAAACTAAATTTTCAGCAAAGTCTTAACAACTTTATATTGAACAAAATCTAACGTTCATCAACACAAAGTACAATACCTCTTTTCAGAATTATAAAGATGCTGAGACATCAAACATTATCAAGAGCATAGTACGTTATTATAAACCAGCACATTTATATcttctaaataaaatatttgttcctGCATTGTCTACCAGACAAACTGAGTCAGTTAATCAGCCATATCAGATCCGTCATCAGTCCGACAATGTCGTCAACCAAACTCACAATGATAAAGGAACTAAATTATGCACACGGATACAGGATCTTGGAATTACTGAATGGGATCAGGATGGAAGCTTTTGGTTGCAAAAATGTGACATACACAACTGCTGTCAGTCGATAAGAAATACGAAATAATATTCTATTTTCTGCCAGAACAAAGGACATCCTGAACTCGGAATGTTTACCTACTACGCAACGAACGGTAGAACTATATTGTGCCATGACTATGATATGTATACAAATAAGCGCTAATATTTCGCATGCATGTGTACAGCTCATTCACTTTGTTTGTGTACTaatgtgtttgtttgtgtagttgtacatttatttgtttagaaGACAGAATTATCAAATCTTTGTCAAAACGGgctcatttagaaaaaaatacaaaaaaaaatgaagaaatgaaCCCTCTTCAAATAAGAACTTTTCCGAATTTGGCATGCTCTCCATGTAGTAAAATTAAACGATATGTACTCGTAAAACTAGTAGTTGGATAACTagttaatattataatattattagcatAATTTTTTCCGAAATGCGGAGCGATAATTGTCAAGTAGTTACGATCGGGCTTTAATGAGTTATCAAATTTGTAGTACACAAGGGaggagaaaagaaattatatgcAGATGATCAGACAGTATTGGTGATCAACATTCATTACAGTAAATAAACGAACATAGTAGCGCTGGTCATTCATACATCCAGTCAATGATAACAGATATGTAATTCTATGCTATCAATTAATTAGAGTATATAAATTTATACAATTAATAAGGTATTGGTTTAATGcggtacaaaaacaaaatttaaaaaatcaaaacaaaacaaaacaaaacaaataaaaaaaaccaacacacaACCATATCAATGTGACAAAGTCACCAtggaagttttattttacttttttacccgaaagaaataatttattattttagaatatTACTTGTATCAGGCTACAGTCTAATCAACGAAATTCCAATACCACcccattgatttttttattgggTTGTTTGATGTTAATATTTCCTATTTGCAGTCCTGTATTCCTGAATTCGAGAATTGAGCAGTTTGAATTATAATTAACATATAACacaaaaaacttacaaaatacacgacaaaacacaaaaacaaaagatagCAATTCAAATtccaaaattattaatttatttggtAAAGAAACTTGCATTTTATGTTTGATGGTAAAAACACtttgtatttgaatttgaacatGGTAAATGAACTCTACATTTGAATTTGACATGATAAATGAATAATCCATTGCTATTTGGGTTTAGTGGGAAGTTTAGGATTGTATTTACCCAACAATTGGctaaatgtttattattaacatCAAATGATTATGATTGTCCTGATTTTGACACTCAcatcaaattcaattttgtagatctctcaaaaataaaataaatgatgataAATTGCAAATCGAAGACATATAGATAATACTtggaccaaaacaaaaaacaaaaagacaaacacgtTCATGAAACTAAACACACTGAACTATGAACTTCACTTTAAGAAACAGCTGAACCTGATATGCTGCATAGTATACTATCGTGTTGTGTTAATTAGTTGCATTACAATCTATTTCTGGATCATATTCAGTGATAGTTTATTcctaattttctaaattttatgatTGTTGCCTTCATTTCATTACaatcaaaaaatattcatggaaaTTGATGGGATCACGTGTAACTACACATGGTAAGCGAGATGATTGAGTGCCATTGAAATAAGATGCAGtctgatttccaatgagacaactaccttACTAAGTTCAAATGATGAAAGTAGCAGCTTGGGTCATCACACAACTTTCCGGAAAACTATACCGTATATGAATAAACGCAACATGTGTGTACCGATGTTAaaaagtcatcaatcgattgaaaGACAAATACAAccaggtaacaaactaaaaccgacggaaacacattaactataagaggaaaacaacgacacaacagaacactgaagtgcaaaaaaatccaaaagacaatgcaaaatacata comes from the Mytilus trossulus isolate FHL-02 chromosome 3, PNRI_Mtr1.1.1.hap1, whole genome shotgun sequence genome and includes:
- the LOC134709821 gene encoding uncharacterized protein LOC134709821 — protein: MDVYADNALLGDTPFVDKQFNIRKSNNSNIIKIGCCLSVLIFFCLVTIFILIILNLLHISPLQNEQVNIITKETQYHILLPTHATNDTTAVQNAKKVPYIKVPTTESAVLILMFISGYFITHENTTDTKESNRKDNTFPIAQPIQIVKGSYSSTNVFIDTDPPLKASGGNISTGVRISSDGLYYLYACIQISCYCKSKADVTIYGITHYIQINSGNSNKTIVEKTIQIPHGIGVYKTSTMFVPVQLKKHDVVSMHLSDDTYVYNSRKSNVIGVFLMSQSL